The Capra hircus breed San Clemente chromosome 25, ASM170441v1, whole genome shotgun sequence nucleotide sequence atttttacaaaattaaaactcTTGAGGAGTTAACTTTCCCAGGGTAATGTAAGCACGATTGAAGAACTAGGGATGAAACTCAAGGTCTTACGGTCAGATCCATCTTCTTCCAATTCTCTGGcctcatcttttctctttctttttctctttttcttccctttcttcacctccccattttcttctcttcttccttagtTGCAAGTTTTCCATCACTGGTTGAAATATGGACAAAATTTCAGTTTATTCAGGCAATGCCCTTGATTTATTTTATACGATGTAACTTAATTATCAAAAAATGATATGGCAGGATTCTCACTGAGAATATATTAAAGTAATCCTTTATAAAATTTGAGGAGGAAGACTTAGGTGTGAATTCCAGTTCTATTAGTTGCTAGCTGCGTATCTGTGGAGAAGCTAGTCTGTCCTCGAGCCCTACAACAGAAGTGATGATACCTTCCTTACAAGATTGTTGTGGGGCTTATGTGAAATAATGCATGTTGTTGCTGGAGGTATTGTGGGTTCAGTTGCAGACcagtgcaataaagcaaatatggcaCTAAGGCAAgtgagaaatttctttttttttttttttttttgtcgagCAAAGGTTTAATGAGCCCCGCCCAGAGCCATCAGTGGGAAGccttcttcttcccttcctcctccttcttcttctcctttttcaccttggCTTCTTGACCTTGCCTGAGGCGCTCCTGTGCGGCTCCGAGCCGGGCTTCGCCTCATTTTCCGAATCACTGGAGCTGCTGCTGGAATCTGAGGCGCTCCCTTTGTCGTGGCCATGGCCATGGTGATGCTTAAAGTTATCAGCTGACCCGCCCTGAACTTTGGTGGGGCTGTGCTTGGGGTCTCCCACCTTGCCTGCCCCTTGGGGCTTCTTGGAGGTGGACTCCATGGCTGCCGACAGGTCGAACTCCATGGTAGTGAGAGGTGAGAAATTTCTTGTTTTTccaatgcatataaaagttatgtttatactatacggtagttttttaaatatgcaatagcattgtgtctaaaaatgtacataccttaatttaaaaattctttcctgCTAAAAAATGAAAAGTCCAAACTACAATAGTAACATCAGAGATCATTGATTACAGATCACTGTAGCACATAGAATAATAATGATAACGTTTGATACATGGCAAGAATGACCAAAATGTGACTCAGAGGCAGAAAGTGAGAAAATTCTGTTGGAAAAACAGACTTGTTCAATGCAGGTTTATGACAACTGTGCATTATCAGATGATGGTCAGCATTTTATAGATTGTTTCTATTATTGTCTATTTAAGCTCAAGGAGGGGTTAATAGTCAGACAGGTCCTTGACACTTGGATACATATACATAGTGTATATacactcacatatatacatacgtgTAGTTTGTGTGTGATGTAGACTTATGCtacttttttctgttccaggtCACCCCTTTCCTCCATGGTCTTTGGCATCAATGCTTTATTTACCAAACCTGCTCAGTCTTTAGCTCCCATGGTGATACTCTCAAGGCTAAACCAGTTTGGATATGGAAACCCAAACAAAAGGTAGAGTAAAAAAACACTTTGGAAGAATGTGATAGAAATATGAATGCAAACTCAACCTTTTACATTGATGACTGGGTGATATCTCAGACTTTGGACAGTATAAGTCATTAACTTACAGGTTGTGAGtaaattataatagaaaatattaatgtcAAACAAACTTCAGGAGGGATACCTTTGAAGCAAAgtaaagtgaagtaaagtgaaagctgctctccaggccagaatactggagtgggtagcctttcccttctccaggggatcttcccaacccagggattgaacccaggtttcccacactgcgggcagattctttaccagctgagccacaagggaagcccagaatactggagtgggtagcctatcccttctccagcagattttcctgacccaggaatcaaaacggggtctcctgtactgcaggcggattctttaccaactgaactatcagggacgCCTTTAAGGGTATTCTTTAAATTATGTATGCTACAAATGTCTACATAATTCACCCTAAACTACATATGGATTGCTTTTCTatgtcattcactcatttatcatGTCATTCCACAAATGTTTCTGAGGGCCTGCTGTTATCTGCCAGGTTCAAAGGTGCTGGGGATACAAGATAAACAAGGAGTCTCCATGGAGCCCCACAGCTTGCAAAACACTAAGGCCCACCAGTCTTTGGTGATAATGGGACACTGTGGGAAGAGGTTCCTACCTATTCCTGTCTGCCTAAAGTCAGGGAGCCCTTTGCAAAAGAGAGGTTTCTTGAGCTGAATTTTGGAGGTTGGGTGGATTTTCTCTTCTGAACCCAGAGGAATgtcattccaggcagagaaaacagcgTGGCAAGTGTCTGGAAGCATGAGAGAACGCTCATGAAGGCCTTCATGTATTCAGTTGACAAACATGGTCCAGAGCCTGCCACATCCTAGGCTCCGTGATAAGGCAGTGAACAGCAGGGAACAAAACAACAGAAGCCTCTGCCCTCCCAGAGCTTATGTTCTAGCGTGAGGAAGACAGACAAGAAATTAGCTAAGTAAAATACATAGTGTGTTAGTTGGTGAGAAGTCCTCTGgcgaaaaataaaacaagaagaacAGGAAGGCTTGGGGAAAGCTGCATTTTTACGTAAGGTGATGGAGAAGTCTCATTGCCAAGTAGGTGGCATTTGAATAAAGACctgaaggaaggtgggaggggagcagGGTGCTCTCCAGTAGGAGTGTTCCTGGCAGAAAGAACAGTGAGTGCAGAAGCACTGAAGTGCAGCAGGCCTGGGTCTGATGAGGAGGCTCcctgtgtggctggagcagagggagCAGGTGGAGACCAAATCCGCTGGTCCTTGCAGCCCTTCTTTATTGCTCTGGTTTCACTACAAGGTAAATGGTGATGGTGAGGTAGTGGAggatatattcatttgtttatctgacattttttagagcagttttttaaaaaggattctttattattattgggcttccctgatggctcagagagtaaagcatctgcccataatgcgggagacccgggttcgatccctgggtcgggaaaatcccctggagaaggaaatgccaacccactccagtattcttgcctggagaatcccatggatggaggagcctgaaaggctacagtccatggggtcacaaagagtcagtcatgactgagcaacctcacttttcgctttgattattattattggctgcgctgggtcttctttgcttttgtttggtgtttctctagttgcagtgagcatggGCTACTATTCCTTgtagtacacaggcttctcattgtggtggcttctccggttgtggagcacaggttctaggctgCTCCGGCTTCCACTGTTGCCACATGCGGGCTCTAGGGCTCATCAGCTCCAGTTGTtatggctcacaggctctagagcattgGTTTAgcagttgtggagcacaggcttagttgctctttggcatgtggaatcttcccagaccaggaatcgaatccgagtcccttgcattggcaggcagattcttatcctctgcaccaccacggaagtcctagAGCAGTTTTAGGGTCACAACAACATTAGGCAGAAAGTACACAGAGTTCCTATAAATTCTCTGCCCTCCCACACAAACAGCTTCCTCCACTATCAGCATCCCCAGCCGGAGTGGTACATAATCCACGAGCCTACATCCTTATCACCAAGGTCCATAGTTTACATTCGAGTTTGTGCTTGGTGTTACATACTGTACGGATTTTGACAAATAACTCATAGAATAACGACCTATGGACagtgacatgtatccaccattacactattatacagaatagttttactgccctaaaaatcctgtgTTCTGTATATCCATCCCTCCTTCCCCCCAACACTGACAGCTACTGAtcttttttactgtctccatagttttgccttttccagaatgtcatacagtTGGGATCATACTTTTcatattggcttctttcacttagtagtaCACATTTAAGATCCCTCCAtttcttttcatggtttgatagctgatcgaacctgggtctcctgtattgcaggcagattttttactacccaagccaccagggaagccctaatttctATTTAGCACTGAATAAATATCCCACTGTGTAGatgtaccctgctgctgctgctgctaagtcactttagttgtgtccgactgtgtgtgaccccatagacggcagcccaccaggctccccctccctgggattctccaggcaagaacactggagtgggttgccatttccttctccaatgcaggaaagtgtaTCCtagcttgtttattcattcacctactgaaagacATCTTGGTTGTTCCCAGATTTGGGCAATTATGAAGAAAGCAGCTATAAACATCGTGTGCaggcttttgtgtggacataagttttcaactcctttgggtaaagaCCAAGGAACACAATTGCTAGATAATATTATAAATGTGTGTTTCATTTTCTAAGAAACTGCCcacctgttttccaaagtgactataCCATTTTAATTTCTCACTGGCAAAGAAATGGGAGTTcttgtttctccacatccttatcaACATATGGTATTGACAGTGTTCTGCATTTTGGTCATCCCAATAGGTgtatagtggtatctcattttaaTCTGCAATTCACTAATGACATATTATTTAGAACGTCTTTTCACATAGTTATTTGCCAACTGTATGTCTTTGGTGAGGTATCTGTTCAGATCTCTTGCCCATATTTAAATCTGGTAGTTAGTTTTCttattgctgagttttaagaTCTCTTTGTACATTTTGGATATCAATCCTTTGTTTTATAtgccttttgcaaatattttctcccatgtaTGACTTGTCTTCCCATTCTCTTGACAGTGTCTTTGGCagaacagaagtttttaattttaatgaaatccacCCTATCAATGACTCTTTCATGTACTGCGCCTTTCATgatgtatctaaaaagtcattgccACCTAGATTTTCtattcttctaggaatttatagttttgcattttacgtTTAGCCCTGCGATCCATTCTGAGATAATTTTTGTAAAAGGTAAAAGATCTATATCTAGGTTAATTTTTGGCATGTGTATGTCTAATATCATTTGTTGAACCTGTTCCTCATTTtatttgctcctttgtcaaagatcagttgattgTATTTATGTGGgactatttctgggctctccattCTCCTCCACTGATCTGACTGTCTACTCTTCTGTCAATATCacagtgtatgttttctcttccagttttactgaaatataattgacctacagcactgaataagtttaaggtataaaGCCTGATTTGTCTTGCATACAACAGGAAATGACTGTCACAAGTTTCatgaatatccatcatctcatatattGATAGATATAACACAGTATCTTATTACTGTAGATTTATAGTAAGTCATGATGTCAAATAATACCAATCCATTGACTTTATTCCTTTTCAGTATTGCATTGGCTGTTTTTCACGTTTCTCATATAAAACTTATGATCAGTTTGTTGATATCCACAAAATAACCTTCTGGAATTTTGTTACAGCTTGTGTTGAACCTATAGATCAAGTTAGGAAGAACTAACATTTTGACAGTACTGAgttttcctatccatgaacatggaatatctctgtttatttagtttatctttgatttctttcatattttgttagatttatatctaagtattttattttggggggtgctAATGTAAATGGTATAATACTTTTAGTTTTAAGTTCCATTGctgatatgaaagtgaaaagtgaaaatgttagccactcagtagaatctgactctttgtgaccccatgaactgcagtccaccaggatcctctgtccatggaattctccaggcaagaatactggagtgggttgccattttcttctccagggaatcttcccaactgagggtgtgaacccaggtctcctgcattgcaggcacattctttactctctgaaccaccagggaagcaggaaagcaattgatttttgtatgttaaccTTTTAACCTGCAACCTTGCTATAAATGCTTGTTAGTTTCAGaggttgcttttttgtttttagttgttggttcttttggattttctgcaGACaggaattgattttttaaagttttccttaTACCCCTCATAtctttattataaacattttaaaatatacaaaaaggtTGAAAAAGTTGTACAGTGAAAACATATACTCACCACCTAAATTCAACTGTATCTTACTATATCGATTTTAGCATATATAGATAAAAGTATCCATCCTTCTACTTATATATATCaggtcattttgtttttcttcagaacttttaaaaattttatttattttttaattgaaggataattgcttcacagaattttgttttctgtcaaacctaaacatgaatcagccataggtatacatatatcccctcccttttgaacttacTCCCTATCTCCCTCCACTGTTGTTTTTCTTCataactttttattatgaaaaatttaaaacacaaattgaaagaaaaatattgagaaaACCCAGGCACCCACTCCTTAGATTCAATAGTTTTGAACTGTGCCCTATCGGCTTTATCTGTGTTTATGTGCATATAATACGTAtttctggagaaaggcatggcaacccactccagtattcttgcctggagaatccaatagacagagaaggctggcagggtatagtccatagggttgcatagagtcaggcacaactaaaGCGATATagcatgtatatatgcataacaTGTATTTGGTTAAGTTGCAAATGGAGTAGCATGTCATATATCTTATAGCTTATATACATCTTACAGTTTAGCTTACATGtcctaaaaataaaagcatcttgCTTGAAGAGTTTTGAGCACCATAATGACCTGATTGACCTTATCTTTTAGTAGCATCCTTCTGGCTGCTGTGAGAAATAGGATGAATAAGAGGAGTAAGACATGGGAAACCCGCAGTTTAATAACACATGATATATTATTTTGCTTGATAGCAGCTGGAGGGAGATGAGACTGGAAAGGTCAGGGGCTGATGCTGCATTAAAATTTTCTCAGTCATATTCATCAGCGTGTCCCAAATGTGATGacttttaaacttttgttttgtGTACTAtgtactattatttatttaacatctttctttaaatttattttaaatcataaacttaaaaatcataagcaaaagtatatatgatatacatgtaaaactgaatcattttgctatatacccgaaactaacacaacattgtaagtcaactatacttgaataaaaattaaattacttaaaaaatatacatggaATCATTTA carries:
- the C25H19orf33 gene encoding LOW QUALITY PROTEIN: immortalization up-regulated protein (The sequence of the model RefSeq protein was modified relative to this genomic sequence to represent the inferred CDS: inserted 1 base in 1 codon), with the protein product MEFDLSAAMESTSKKPQGAGKVGDPKHSPTKVQGGSADNFKHHHGHGHDKGSASDSSSSSSDSENEAKPGSEPHRSASGKVKKPRXKKEKKKEEEGKKKASH